The genomic stretch aaaaggttttttaacagcgcatcttagacagcgcttttaaaagaaagcgctgtctaaggttaaaataaaaataaaatacggaaaatgttctaaaaaaataatgaaagcgctgtctaagggggggtcttagacaacgcttttagaaagcgctgtctaagacccccccttagacagcgcttttggaaagcgcttttaaatatagaccttagtcagctcttttgagaaagcgctgtttaaagtctttcaattaaaaaataaaataaattaggAAGAGTATCCCTAAAAACTTTCCCACCTTAGAAATTAGAAATTCCCTCCAAGTTTGTCATATAGGGTTTGTCCGGGGTTTTGCTATTCGTATTCAGCATCACAGCATGGCATCGTCATCCTCAAGCAACAGCGCAAACTACGACGTACCGTGGGTTGAGAAGTACCAACCCAGCAAGGTCGTCGACATCGTCGGCAATGAAGACGCCGTCTCCCGGCTCCAAGTCATCGCTCGTGACGGCAACATGCCCAACCTCATTTTATCAGTAAACCACTCATCCCCACTCTTCAATTCATCACACTCACTCattcgttttctctcactcttTAGTTTTTCACTGTGCCCTAATTCCCAATTTTGTTATTGTCATTTTTTAGGGTCCTCCTGGAACTGGAAAAACCACTAGCATCCTCGCACTTGCGCACGAGCTTCTCGGTCCCAATTACAGAGAAGCTGTTCTTGAACTAAATGCTTCAGATGATAGGTATCGAATTTTCCCCTTATTGCACATGAAATAATGATGTTACAGTGTTTAACCAAGATATTCACATTTTTTTTTGCTGCTGTAGAGGAATAGATGTTGTGAGGAACAAGATCAAGATGTTTGCTCAAAAGAAAGTAACACTTCCTCCAGGCCGACACAAAGTTGTTATACTCGATGAAGCTGACAGGTCTATTTTATATTTTGGCGGTGATTTAATTCAATTAATGTTCTTACTTTATTCATTATTGTTTTCATTGGATTTTAGTTTTGTTGTAACATTTTTTTTTGGACTCGAATCAGTATGACATCTGGAGCACAGCAAGCTTTAAGAAGGACGATGGAGATATATTCTAATTCTACTCGTTTCGCGCTTGCTTGCAATACATCGTCTAAGATTATTGAGCCGATTCAGAGTAGGTGTGCAATTGTGAGATTTTCGCGACTATCTGATCAAGAGATACTTGGTTGTCTCATGGTTGTGGTTCAAGCTGAGAAGGTACCTCAACTTTTTATTTGTGTTGAATTACGGAATATTCTTGTTTGTTTGAGGAATATATGCATATGAATCGCCAATGTTATACCAGTCTAAAGTTTTTCCATGGCCTGAATTCTGACGATTTTATGGCTTATGAGGGATTTAGGATGTCTGACCTCCTGTACTATACTTTAAAGGTTTGTTTACTTGCAAAGATTTATCTGGCTAGCTATAACAGTTTACCTACTGTAAAGAGGCATTTCAGAATTGCCTTTTTAAAGTAAATACAAAAGTTCAAAATGTTTAGTAGTATTTGACCAGCTTCTTTTTCATCCTTTTGAGCTAGATTATGTGATGTCTAGTTTATTATCTATTTTTGCACGTGTAAATAGTAACTAAATTTTGTAAGGTGCATATGTTAGAACCCCAAATGAGAATTCTGGGCCAAATGGACCGTTACACAACAACCCTAAACCTAATATGCAGTGGGTTGAAGCTTGAAGAATAGGAAAGGAGAGAGTGGGATTGTCCGTGTGGCAGACAGTGTTGTTGATGGCGGTCCATGACGGAGAGGCAAAATCCTGCCATACCGGTCACTTTGCGGTGCCGTTATTGCGGAAAAACCTGCAATAGCAGCCGATATTTACCATTTTGGCCTCTCTTGACATCTCTTGATGCTTCCTTTTGCAGGTGATACTTTGTTATTTCTTGGTTATCCTGCTTGTGTATGGAGTATGAACTGATGTTTGTTATTTTGAATTACAGTCAACTCACTGATGATTGCTTGTCTGCTACCACCCGTGCATGTCCACTAATTGAGTCATTAATATTGATGTCATGCCCGTCGATCGGGTTAGATGGAATCTGTTCCCTGCAGTGGCTCCCAAATTTAGCTCTTCTTGACTTATCATACACTTTCTTGGTGAATCTGCAGCCTGTTTTTGACTCTTGTTCACAGCTAAAGGTAAAAATATCATATATTTTAATTTGAGTGTCTAGCATATTACAAATTGTACATTGAGAACCTCCTCCCCCCCACCACCCACCACCCAAAAAAAAATATAGAAAGTGGTTGTTTAGTTTAATAAACATAGGGAAGTTATTATATTACCACATACACACAACTTGTTTAGAAGAGCTCATTTGTGCCTATCTTAGGATTTAAATACTTGTATTAGTGTTTGGAATTGGATACAGCTGGAAATAATGTGACATGTCCATTAGTTGTTTTTAACACAATAAAACTCTAAAATAGCTTATTGAATGAGAGCTTAAATAAAATGTCTATCCAAGGAAACTCAGTCCTTTACTTTTCCTCCAATCTTTGTGAACGTGAATTTGGTTCATCCTCCCCATTGTTAAATGtaattttgattttattaacacATAATGTGGTTATGATGTTAATTGGTTCACACACAACTGTACTGATGAAAATTCCCCCTTCTAATCTTTGCGAACCTGAATTTGGTTCATTTTCCCCATTGTTAAATGTAGTTTGGTTTTATCAACGCATAATGTGGTTATGATGTTAATTGGTTCACTCATGACTGTACTGGTTATAATTTGGAGGTGATGGCATATCTTGGAATAGATGGTTTTCCATCTGTTAAACTTTTTgataattttaattttttattttatgtttttgGACTTGAAAAGAACCATATATTTGGTTTTCCATTGCTTCCTGCCCCTGAAGCAATGAAGATGCAGACACTGATTGGAAAAAGAGAGATAGAAGGGGACAGAAAAGAGTGGGGGGAATAGTCTGCAAAACTTCTAAGATTATTTTGTTTAATAAAATGCAATGTTGTTAGACACTTACTTACACATTCCTTGATCCACAGGTTATGGAGTGATGTATGAGACTCATAATTATTCTGTATTTTTCTGACTGTCATTATTGTTTCTTGAAGGTATTAAAGTTGTAGGCATGCAAATTTCTCACTGACTCATCACTTGAACCTCTTTACAAGGGGGGTGCTTTACTAGCTCTTCAGGAGTTGGACTTGTCTTATGGAACTTTGTGTCAGAAGGCCATAGAAGAGCTTCTTTCTTGCTGCACTCACCTTACACGTGTGAGTTTGAATGGCTGTGTGAATATGCATGATTTAAACTGGGGGTACAGTCGAGGGAATCCTCTAGCCGCAGACAGAAAAGAGGAATGGTTCTTCCTTTCGAACCACATTCGATAACCTTCGACGAAGTTGTGTATTCTGTCGACATGCCACAGGTAAGAAAATTTCAAAGTTTGTTAAAAAATTTAAGATTTGGTTCTTTCTGAACCTTGACTCTTGAGATTCTATTTGGCAGGAAATGAAGATTCAAGGAGTAATGGAGGATAGGTTGGTGCTTTTGAAGGGTGTTAGTGGTGCATTTATGTACTATGGATTTGTTTGAATTGATTATATCTACTGATATAAGTACTTGTAAGACAGTTTGATAGAGCTTATAGTAATGTTTCAACTTATTTTCATAAACTCTTCAGAATAGCTTATAATAACAGCTTATAGGTTATATGAAAATAGCTTATAAACGATTCTTAAC from Lathyrus oleraceus cultivar Zhongwan6 chromosome 7, CAAS_Psat_ZW6_1.0, whole genome shotgun sequence encodes the following:
- the LOC127105345 gene encoding replication factor C subunit 2; its protein translation is MASSSSSNSANYDVPWVEKYQPSKVVDIVGNEDAVSRLQVIARDGNMPNLILSGPPGTGKTTSILALAHELLGPNYREAVLELNASDDRGIDVVRNKIKMFAQKKVTLPPGRHKVVILDEADSMTSGAQQALRRTMEIYSNSTRFALACNTSSKIIEPIQSRCAIVRFSRLSDQEILGCLMVVVQAEKVPQLFICVELRNILVCLRNICI